The sequence TCATGGGGCCATGCTGCGCGTAGGGCGTTACAACTCGGTTAAAGGCGGCGCCCAGACGTAGTAAGCGCCCGACAAGCAGGCCGGGCACAGCACCCGCTCACCCCGGCGCACCCAGCGCTCGTTGATAATTTCCTCGCCGCAGCCGCTGCACACCTCGCGCTGGCCGTGGCGACTGAGCAGGCCGTCCAGGTCGAAGTTGAGCGTCACCTCCCGCGCCGCCAGCAGCCGGGCGTCGGGCCAGCTGCGGTAAGCGTCCAGATAGGCCTGATAACGCTTTTGCTCCGGCGGCCGGGCAGCACGCACCCGTTCGCGCAGGTCGGTCTGCGGCCACACGCGCACGGCCCGCCCGGTGCGGGTATCCACG is a genomic window of Deinococcus proteolyticus MRP containing:
- a CDS encoding FmdE family protein; the protein is MAVSGPPFSVGAAPVLSGAPLDPAPLDAALAQSAALHGHLCPRQVLGARSALLAGRLLDLPLPRTDKRLLVLAETDGCYADGLSAASGCWLGRRTLRLMDYGRVAATFVDTRTGRAVRVWPQTDLRERVRAARPPEQKRYQAYLDAYRSWPDARLLAAREVTLNFDLDGLLSRHGQREVCSGCGEEIINERWVRRGERVLCPACLSGAYYVWAPPLTEL